The following are encoded together in the Brassica napus cultivar Da-Ae chromosome A9, Da-Ae, whole genome shotgun sequence genome:
- the LOC106369033 gene encoding PRA1 family protein F1-like, producing MTTYGTNPTSANDLAPKLEYITRANDQQNVRPGLATRRSWKQMLDLHSFNFPRKIATVITRIKANTVYFQTNYTIVVLFSVFLSLVWNPLSLLILLAIIGAWLFLYFLRDEPLTVFDREIDHRVVLMAMSVLTLSILFLTDAKLNIAVAIVAGVAVVLSHAAVRKTEDMYQNEDETSRLLP from the coding sequence atgacAACATACGGCACAAATCCAACGTCAGCTAACGACCTAGCACCAAAACTCGAGTACATCACACGAGCCAATGACCAACAGAACGTAAGACCCGGCCTCGCCACACGCCGTTCATGGAAACAAATGCTCGACCTCCACTCTTTCAACTTTCCGCGCAAAATAGCCACCGTGATCACCAGAATCAAAGCGAACACCGTCTACTTCCAGACAAACTACACCATCGTTGTCCTCTTCTCCGTGTTCCTCAGTCTGGTCTGGAATCCCTTGTCACTCCTAATCCTACTCGCTATAATCGGCGCGTGGCTCTTCCTCTACTTCCTCCGTGATGAACCACTCACTGTATTCGACCGCGAGATCGACCACCGTGTCGTTCTTATGGCCATGTCTGTTCTCACTCTCTCGATACTTTTCTTAACCGACGCAAAGCTCAATATTGCAGTGGCCATCGTGGCAGGCGTGGCGGTTGTATTGTCCCACGCAGCTGTTAGGAAAACAGAAGATATGTACCAAAACGAAGATGAAACC